Part of the Pseudarthrobacter sp. L1SW genome, TCGCCAAAGCCGGCAGCGACGGTGTCGAAAGCGGTACGGCTGTCCGCGATCCCCGGCAGGGTGCGCAGGATTCCGAAGAGGGCCAGGGCGCCCGCCAGTCCCCCCACCAGCTGGGCACCGGCGTAGGCGGCAGCAGCGCCGGCGCGGATCCGTCCGGCCAAGAGGTGGCCCAGGGTGATGGCGGGATTGAAGTGGCCGCCCGAAACGCGTGCGAAGGCGAGCATCGCGGCGGTGACGGCGAGGCCGGCCGCGAGCGCAGCCGGGAGGGGGCTGGAGTCCGGGATGGTGAACAGCGGAACACCGAGGCCGGCCACCACGATGAACAGCGTGCCGAACGCCTCTGCGCCCAGCCTGGGCAGGAGCCCGGGACGGGAGGCCTCCGGGCCGCGGGGCAAAGAGTGGTGATGGTCAACGGCGGGGGTGCTCATGGTGGACCCTTTGGTAGGCAGGAGATGGCGGTACGGCCGCCGGGCAACCCCTCCATTATTCCAGCTGCCGCTGGGCGTTTGCTGTGCCCGCGGCTTTACCCACGCGGGCACGGCCCGGCACCCGTCAGGACGCCGGCCGCTGCCGCGGTAAATTTGCAGCATGAGCAATGAACCCGGCCCGTCCGCGCCCGCACTGACATCACGGATCCACGGCTGCCTGCTGGGCGGCGCATTGGGCGATGCATTGGGCTTTGCCGTTGGGACGGACTCGATGGAGGAGATCCGCCGCCGGTTCGGACAGCGCGGCCTCACCGGTTTCCATGCGCTCACGGAGAGCCCCTTTTCGGACGAGACCCAGCTGACCCTTTACACGGTCGACGGGCTGGTGGAGGCCCTTGAGTGGGCCAATTCCGGGGTGGGCGCGGACGTCAACGCCTGCCTCTGGCTTGCGTACCTCCGGTGGCTTGCCACCCAGGGTGAAGAGGCCGGGCCGCGGGCCCCGGCGCCGCAGCCGCGTTGGATCGACCGCCAGGCAGTGCTCCACGAGCGCCGGCGTCCGGACAAAACCTCAATCTCCGGCCTGGCCACGGGCGAGATGGGGACTGCCTTCCGTCCGGTGAATCCGGCGTCGAAAGGCTACGGTACGGTGGTGCGTTCGGCGCCGTTCGGGCTGGTCCCGCACATCACGCCCGACGCCGTCTATAAGTTGAGCACCGACGCCGCCGCACTGACGCACGGGCATCCGGCGGCCCGCCAAAGTGCAGGGATCTTCAGCCTGCTGATCCACCGGCTCGTCTCGGGTGAAGGGCTCCCGGAGGCGGCTGCCGCGGTGGCCGCCCACTCCCGCACGCTCAACGAGGTGGCACCGGAACTGCCCCAACGCCTGGAGACGGCACTCCGGCTCGCGGCCAACGGCGCAGTCTCCCCGGAGGAACTGACGGACGCGCTGGGTGAGGGCGTGGCCGCGGAGGAAGCCCTCGCCGTCGCGCTTTATGCGGTGCTTGCCACTGCGCCCGGCCCGGGCAAGGCGGGCGGGGACAACCACGGCACGGACGACGCCGGCGCGGACACCTTGCCCGTCCGGCACTTCCGGGAGGCGCTGGCACTGGCGGTGAACCACGGCGGCAACAGCGATTCCACCGGTTCGCTGGCCGGGAACATCCTGGGGGCCTTCTATGGCGAGGAGTGCCTTCCCGCTGACTGG contains:
- a CDS encoding ADP-ribosylglycohydrolase family protein; this translates as MSNEPGPSAPALTSRIHGCLLGGALGDALGFAVGTDSMEEIRRRFGQRGLTGFHALTESPFSDETQLTLYTVDGLVEALEWANSGVGADVNACLWLAYLRWLATQGEEAGPRAPAPQPRWIDRQAVLHERRRPDKTSISGLATGEMGTAFRPVNPASKGYGTVVRSAPFGLVPHITPDAVYKLSTDAAALTHGHPAARQSAGIFSLLIHRLVSGEGLPEAAAAVAAHSRTLNEVAPELPQRLETALRLAANGAVSPEELTDALGEGVAAEEALAVALYAVLATAPGPGKAGGDNHGTDDAGADTLPVRHFREALALAVNHGGNSDSTGSLAGNILGAFYGEECLPADWLGSLEAPEAVRGMANLLVGVTTAEG